One window of Nymphaea colorata isolate Beijing-Zhang1983 chromosome 11, ASM883128v2, whole genome shotgun sequence genomic DNA carries:
- the LOC116264653 gene encoding myb family transcription factor PHL8-like, translating to MYEGTRRSSANSDLDRGKNQEQQQSQESSSLILSTDPRPRLRWTVDLHQRFVDAVNQLGGPDKATPKSVMKIMRVDGLTLYHLKSHLQKYRLGKPSQKDGGGPVGGDVFRGEATAVVDSSACTLAAESQPTSFMAETLQISEALRLQMEVQKRLHEQLEVQKHLQLRIEAQGKYLQSILEKARETLANHHNGILDLEEAQAQLSALSSKVMNECLNPAVSLLELTMPTDNPPSLDTVYRKSSKKHKTGFQKEEPDHRRPSETGESLTFDLNLEDEPDTTAFKREFDLNNYELGL from the exons atgtatgAAGGCACAAGAAGATCTAGTGCAAATTCTGATCTTGACAGAGGCAAAAACCAGGAGCAGCAACAATCCCAAGAATCGTCCAGTTTGATCTTGTCAACTGATCCTCGACCAAGGCTAAGATGGACGGTGGATCTGCACCAGCGATTCGTCGATGCCGTCAACCAACTGGGTGGTCCAGATA AAGCAACACCAAAATCCGTGATGAAAATTATGCGGGTGGACGGTCTTACCCTGTACCATCTTAAGAGTCATTTACAG AAGTACAGGCTAGGAAAGCCGTCGCAGAAGGATGGAGGAGGGCCTGTTGGTGGAGATG TGTTTCGAGGGGAAGCAACTGCAGTTGTAGATTCATCAGCCTGTACTTTGGCGGCAGAGAGCCAACCGACCAGCTTCATGGCTGA GACTCTGCAGATCTCTGAGGCACTGAGGCTACAGATGGAGGTACAGAAGAGGCTCCATGAACAACTAGAA GTACAAAAGCATTTGCAGCTTAGGATTGAAGCCCAAGGGAAGTACTTGCAGTCGATACTCGAAAAGGCTAGAGAAACGTTAGCAAATCATCACAACGGCATCCTTGACCTTGAAGAGGCCCAAGCACAGTTGTCAGCATTATCATCAAAGGTGATGAACGAATGCCTCAATCCAGCAGTATCTTTATTGGAGCTCACGATGCCCACAGACAATCCACCATCACTCGACACAGTCTACCGGAAATCAAGCAAGAAACACAAAACAGGATTTCAGAAAGAAGAGCCAGACCATCGCCGACCCTCCGAAACTGGGGAGTCGCTCACTTTTGATCTAAATTTGGAAGATGAACCAGACACAACTGCCTTCAAAAGAGAGTTTGACCTTAATAACTATGAATTGGGCTTGTAA
- the LOC116264991 gene encoding F-box/kelch-repeat protein At1g51550 isoform X2: protein MDKTCWITYLDSEQMMSISELLPLQSLLALGMTCRRFRDICCSDRLWESICRREWGNLAVDAMLRCSTSLSSSSSSSSSSSSSSSSSTSMSLSPCEGERRKVCGWSWKRVYEQVQQMKCLSCMRLTQKGAAPHPRASHSLNFISDSLVLFGGGCEGGRHLDDTWVAHAGKERGLKWQYLGSGTPTGRFGQSCTVVADVLVLFGGIDDNGIRKNDTWIGHVIHDELHSVNISWKPLEVGLTLPPPRGAHAGCYAGERRMVIHGGIGLDGVRLKDTWLLELFDNGMSGTWREIVTSVSPLARSGHTLTYISGSCIVLFGGRGLGYEVLNDVWLLDLTSVSPLWLELMPSNTHDIPLPRVGHSATRLLGGRVLIFGGEDSQRHRKDDFWVLDTGAATTASVNSQASTDANKTPRKMWRRLNVEGHLPIGRSFHRTCADRSRCRIYIFGGMVDGVLHPAESSGLRFDAELYLVELDLQS from the exons ATGGACAAGACATGCTGGATAACGTACTTGGATTCGGAGCAGATGATGAGCATATCGGAGCTGCTGCCCCTCCAATCGCTGCTGGCCTTAGGGATGACGTGCCGGAGATTCAGGGACATCTGCTGCTCCGACCGTCTCTGGGAGTCCATCTGCCGCAGGGAGTGGGGCAACCTCGCCGTCGACGCCATGCTTCGCTGCTCCACCTCGCTGTCCTCgtcgtcctcatcctcctcctcctcctcctcttcttcatcctcatcgACGTCGATGTCGCTGTCGCCGTGTGAAGGGGAGAGGAGAAAGGTCTGCGGGTGGTCGTGGAAGAGGGTGTACGAGCAGGTGCAGCAGATGAAATGCCTTTCCTGCATGAGGCTGACACAGAAGGGGGCTGCCCCTCATCCCAGGGCCTCCCATTCCCTCAATTTCATATCTGACTCGCTTGTTCTCTTTGGGGGCGGATGTGAAGGAG GACGCCATCTTGATGATACGTGGGTTGCTCACGCTGGTAAAGAAAGAGGTTTGAAATGGCAATACCTTGGCTCAGGGACCCCAACTGGGCGATTTGGACAAAGTTGTACCGTTGTTGCTGATGTGCTTGTCCTTTTTGGTGGCATAGATGACAATGGTATCCGAAAAAATGACACGTGGATTGGGCATGTCATCCATGATGAACTACATAGCGTAAACATCTCATGGAAGCCATTGGAAGTGGGTCTCACCTTGCCTCCACCTCGAGGAGCACATGCAGGGTGTTATGCAGGCGAAAGGAGAATGGTGATCCATGGAGGCATTGGTCTGGACGGGGTGCGGCTGAAAGATACCTGGCTACTGGAGCTCTTTGATAATGGGATGTCGGGGACATGGAGAGAAATAGTGACCTCCGTTTCTCCTTTGGCTCGTTCAGGGCACACACTAACATACATTAGTGGCTCCTGCATTGTCCTGTTCGGAGGCAGGGGGCTGGGTTATGAGGTGCTGAATGATGTCTGGCTGTTAGATTTAACCAGTGTAAGTCCACTGTGGCTTGAGCTTATGCCTTCTAACACACATGACATCCCACTTCCTCGTGTTGGTCACTCTGCAACTCGGTTGCTTGGAGGAAGAGTGCTGATTTTTGGGGGTGAAGATTCACAGAGACACAGAAAAGATGATTTCTGGGTTCTTGATACTGGTGCAGCCACAACTGCAAGTGTTAACTCTCAAGCATCAACAGATGCAAATAAGACACCAAGAAAAATGTGGAGAAGGCTGAATGTTGAGGGCCATCTTCCTATTGGCAGATCATTTCATAGAACATGTGCTGACAGGTCTAGATGCAGGATTTACATATTTGGTGGCATGGTCGATGGTGTTCTTCATCCAGCAGAATCATCTGGATTGAGGTTTGATGCAGAATTATACCTTGTAGAACTTGATCTTCAATCTTAA
- the LOC116264991 gene encoding F-box/kelch-repeat protein At1g51550 isoform X1 gives MDKTCWITYLDSEQMMSISELLPLQSLLALGMTCRRFRDICCSDRLWESICRREWGNLAVDAMLRCSTSLSSSSSSSSSSSSSSSSSTSMSLSPCEGERRKVCGWSWKRVYEQVQQMKCLSCMRLTQKGAAPHPRASHSLNFISDSLVLFGGGCEGVRAILVGRHLDDTWVAHAGKERGLKWQYLGSGTPTGRFGQSCTVVADVLVLFGGIDDNGIRKNDTWIGHVIHDELHSVNISWKPLEVGLTLPPPRGAHAGCYAGERRMVIHGGIGLDGVRLKDTWLLELFDNGMSGTWREIVTSVSPLARSGHTLTYISGSCIVLFGGRGLGYEVLNDVWLLDLTSVSPLWLELMPSNTHDIPLPRVGHSATRLLGGRVLIFGGEDSQRHRKDDFWVLDTGAATTASVNSQASTDANKTPRKMWRRLNVEGHLPIGRSFHRTCADRSRCRIYIFGGMVDGVLHPAESSGLRFDAELYLVELDLQS, from the exons ATGGACAAGACATGCTGGATAACGTACTTGGATTCGGAGCAGATGATGAGCATATCGGAGCTGCTGCCCCTCCAATCGCTGCTGGCCTTAGGGATGACGTGCCGGAGATTCAGGGACATCTGCTGCTCCGACCGTCTCTGGGAGTCCATCTGCCGCAGGGAGTGGGGCAACCTCGCCGTCGACGCCATGCTTCGCTGCTCCACCTCGCTGTCCTCgtcgtcctcatcctcctcctcctcctcctcttcttcatcctcatcgACGTCGATGTCGCTGTCGCCGTGTGAAGGGGAGAGGAGAAAGGTCTGCGGGTGGTCGTGGAAGAGGGTGTACGAGCAGGTGCAGCAGATGAAATGCCTTTCCTGCATGAGGCTGACACAGAAGGGGGCTGCCCCTCATCCCAGGGCCTCCCATTCCCTCAATTTCATATCTGACTCGCTTGTTCTCTTTGGGGGCGGATGTGAAGGAG TGCGCGCCATCTTGGTAGGACGCCATCTTGATGATACGTGGGTTGCTCACGCTGGTAAAGAAAGAGGTTTGAAATGGCAATACCTTGGCTCAGGGACCCCAACTGGGCGATTTGGACAAAGTTGTACCGTTGTTGCTGATGTGCTTGTCCTTTTTGGTGGCATAGATGACAATGGTATCCGAAAAAATGACACGTGGATTGGGCATGTCATCCATGATGAACTACATAGCGTAAACATCTCATGGAAGCCATTGGAAGTGGGTCTCACCTTGCCTCCACCTCGAGGAGCACATGCAGGGTGTTATGCAGGCGAAAGGAGAATGGTGATCCATGGAGGCATTGGTCTGGACGGGGTGCGGCTGAAAGATACCTGGCTACTGGAGCTCTTTGATAATGGGATGTCGGGGACATGGAGAGAAATAGTGACCTCCGTTTCTCCTTTGGCTCGTTCAGGGCACACACTAACATACATTAGTGGCTCCTGCATTGTCCTGTTCGGAGGCAGGGGGCTGGGTTATGAGGTGCTGAATGATGTCTGGCTGTTAGATTTAACCAGTGTAAGTCCACTGTGGCTTGAGCTTATGCCTTCTAACACACATGACATCCCACTTCCTCGTGTTGGTCACTCTGCAACTCGGTTGCTTGGAGGAAGAGTGCTGATTTTTGGGGGTGAAGATTCACAGAGACACAGAAAAGATGATTTCTGGGTTCTTGATACTGGTGCAGCCACAACTGCAAGTGTTAACTCTCAAGCATCAACAGATGCAAATAAGACACCAAGAAAAATGTGGAGAAGGCTGAATGTTGAGGGCCATCTTCCTATTGGCAGATCATTTCATAGAACATGTGCTGACAGGTCTAGATGCAGGATTTACATATTTGGTGGCATGGTCGATGGTGTTCTTCATCCAGCAGAATCATCTGGATTGAGGTTTGATGCAGAATTATACCTTGTAGAACTTGATCTTCAATCTTAA
- the LOC116264363 gene encoding uncharacterized membrane protein At1g16860-like: MGSRFPSHQLSNGLYVSGRPEQPKERPVTMSSAAVPYTGGDIKKSGELGKMFDIPVDGSKSRKSGPISGAPSRTGSFGGAASHSGPITGNSGSRSGFSVSGPVSAGSVPGSGQVSRQKSNSGPLNKHGEPIKKSSGPQSGGVTPVMRQNSGPLPPVLPTTGLITSGPISSGPLNSSGAPRKVSGPLDSSGSMKLHSVSMVHNNQAVTNLSHENDYSFKRSFPRPIFWSLILLFVMGFIAGGFILGAVHNPVLLIVVVGLFGVVATIFLWNSCLGRRAITGFIAQYPDAELRTAKNGQYVKVSGVVTCGNVPLESSFQRIPRCVYTSTSLYEYRGWDSKAANAKHRRFTWGLRSLERHVVDFYISDFQSGLRALVKTGYGARVTPYVDESVVVDINQKNRELSPEFVRWLGERNLSSDDRIMRMKEGYIKEGSTVSVMGVVQRNENVLMIVPPPEPFSTGCQWAKCFLPASLDGIVLRCEDTSKIDVIPV; encoded by the exons ATGGGTTCAAGATTCCCATCTCACCAGCTCAGTAATGGGCTGTATGTCTCAGGCCGGCCTGAGCAGCCTAAAGAGAGGCCTGTAACGATGAGCTCAGCAGCCGTGCCCTACACAGGTGGGGACATCAAGAAATCTGGAGAGCTTGGAAAGATGTTTGACATTCCTGTAGATGGTTCAAAGTCAAGAAAGTCTGGACCTATATCTGGTGCACCTTCAAGAACTGGGTCTTTTGGTGGTGCTGCTTCACATTCAGGGCCAATCACTGGTAACTCTGGATCAAGGTCTGGATTCTCTGTATCTGGTCCTGTGTCAGCTGGTTCAGTCCCAGGTTCAGGTCAAGTGTCCAGACAAAAATCCAACTCTGGGCCACTAAACAAACATGGAGAACCTATCAAGAAGTCATCTGGACCTCAATCTGGAGGTGTCACTCCAGTCATGCGCCAGAATTCTGGTCCTTTGCCTCCGGTGCTTCCAACTACAGGACTCATAACTTCAGGACCAATTTCTTCAGGGCCACTTAATTCATCTGGTGCACCACGCAAGGTCTCTGGTCCATTGGATTCTTCTGGATCAATGAAACTACATAGTGTATCTATGGTCCACAATAATCAAGCTGTCACTAATCTCAGTCACGAGAATGACTATTCCTTTAAAAGGAGCTTCCCAAGGCCTATCTTTTGGTCACTCATTCTACTGTTTGTGATGGGATTTATAGCTGGTGGATTTATTCTAGGAGCTGTGCACAACCCTGTTCTGCTGATTGTAGTTGTAGGCCTCTTTGGGGTGGTTGCCACAATCTTCCTATGGAACAGTTGTTTGGGAAGAAGGGCAATTACAGGTTTCATTGCCCAGTACCCAGATGCAGAGCTCAGGACTGCTAAAAATGGGCAATATGTCAAAGTTTCTGGG GTCGTTACTTGCGGAAACGTTCCCTTGGAATCATCATTCCAACGGATCCCTAGGTGTGTCTATACTTCAACAAGCTTATATGAGTATAGAGGCTGGGATTCCAAAGCTGCTAATGCTAAGCATCGTCGCTTTACTTGGGGACTTAGATCTTTAGAG AGGCATGTTGTCGACTTCTACATTTCTGATTTTCAGTCTGGCTTGAGAGCACTAGTGAAGACTGGTTATGGTGCTAGAGTGACTCCCTATGTTGATGAGTCTGTTGTGGTTGACATAAATCAGAAGAACAGAGAATTGTCTCCAGAGTTCGTCAGGTGGTTAGGGGAAAGAAACCTATCAAGTGATGATCGTATTATGCGTATGAAGGAGGG gtATATCAAAGAAGGAAGTACAGTGAGCGTGATGGGTGTAGTCCAAAGAAACGAGAACGTGCTGATGATAGTGCCGCCACCAGAACCATTCTCCACCGGATGCCAATGGGCCAAGTGCTTCCTTCCTGCCAGCCTAGATGGTATCGTGTTGAGGTGTGAAGACACTTCCAAGATAGACGTCATACCCGTATAG